One Polynucleobacter sp. SHI8 genomic window, CACCCACACCTTGCATCACTATTTTCATGACCGGCGCTAAACGATTTAAGGACTGTTCGGCGGAATGTAAGAGCGCTTCAAAGGCCATCACAATTAACGCATCTCCAGCCAGAACAGCTAAGCGTTCGCCATAGGCTTTATGCACGGAAGGTATGCCACGACGTAAGTCTGCATTATCAAAACACGGTAAATCATCATGCACCAAAGAGCCGCAGTGCAACAGCTCTAAAGCAACTCCAGCGCCCATTGCTAAGCTAGGATCATCATTGCCACATGCAGCAGCCACAGCTAGGCATAACTGTGGTCGAATTCTTGCTCCACCAGGAATCACCGCATGGCGAATCGCTTGGTTTAATAAGCTAGGCCCCCCCTGATTTTCATAGGAACTCAAGGTACTTTCTAAAGCTTTCTCAATCAGCAACTTAGGTGACATATTGGCTCCTTCATCTAGGAAATGACGAATTGTGTAAAATAATTTATTCACTTAATATGTAAACAAATATAGACACTTGGGGTATTAATGTCAATATAATGGGGTTTAATTAGGGTAAACACTTAAAGTGAGATCGAATTTATTCAATCTGTACTCGAAAATATAAATACAAAATAGGAGGTCAATGAAATGAACACGACGCTAACAATTATTTGTGTAGTTCTTGGTATTTTTGGCGTGGGACTCTTTATGAGAGCCTATCATCTTGGCAATGAAACGCTCAATAAAATCCACAAAACAGATCAGTCAGATAACAACTAATCCATTAACATCTTGGCTGCCTGAACCACGGAAGCAGATTTACCTTGGGGCAGTGGCAAATAATGCGCTCCTAAATGATGAGCAATTTGTTGATTGGTTTCTTGAGGCTTCAGTGAGGTGTCTATAAACAGTATTTGTAATTGCTCTAAGCGCGCCTGATTCGCGCAAGATAAGGCATCCTTAAAGGCGTCTTCTCGTCCACCGATGCCGTCAATACTTACGTTCGCTCTGCCATCCGTTAATAAAATAATCAACGGAGTTTGACCCTTGGACTTTAGTTTTTTACCAAACTGTGCTGAATCTCGAATCGCGCTAGCTAGCGGCGTTCCGCCGCCACCTGGCATTCCCGCTAATAAGCGCTTTGCTCGCACGAGTGATCGTGTAGGAGGTAATATCAATTCAACTCGCTTCCCGCGAAACGTCATCAGGGCAACTTGATCGCGCCGGATGTAACATTGCGCCAACAATAGTTCAACGGCACCTTTGGCCTCTGATAAGCGCTCCATCGCTGATGAGCCTGATGCATCCACAACAAATACCGTAATCGTAGTCGTTCGTTGCACAAATTGTTTTAAATGAATATCATCGGCCTTCACAATAATTCTTTGTGAAGAAGTAAATTCGTTTGGGGATTCAAGTCGGCGAATTTTCTGCCAAGGACTAGCCGCTTGTATTGTTTTTAAAATATCAATTTTGTGCTTATAACTAGGCCTGCCTTTTCGAGATGGAAGGGCTTGACCACTTAACAATCCTTTTTGAAGCTGTCCTACCTTACCTTGTGAATTGTTATTAGTTTTGATGATTTTTTTGTGTTGATCGAAAGAATCTAAAAGGTTTTGAGATAAATTTGCTTTGCTAGCTTCGATAATCATCTCTTCTAAATCTTCTTGACGCAGAGGGGCTGGCGCATTCTGTGGAGCATCCTGAGTTTGCATTTCATCTGAGTTCGATGAAGTATCCTCTGAAGGAGGTGGTGGTTGATTCTCATTCTGGGGCGGCATCTGATTTTCCTCAGAAGAATCTTCCTCTAGACTAGAATCTTTAGATTGCGGCAGTCTGGTAATGCGGTGAGCAAAAATTAAACGTGTTGCCGTCTGAATATCCCTTTGCTCAAGCTGGTCACTACCTCGTAATGCGGCCAAAACTCGTGATGCGCGAGCAACAAATAAGCCAACTCTTAAGGAGTCGACGCCCAAAGATTGCGCCGCAGTCATGACAGCCTCTAGGGCTTCCATCGGAAACTCAATATGATGTAGTTGTTTTCGAATTTCTAGAAAATCAAGTTGCTCACAGGCAAAGTGACAGTCCCGATAAGATAGTGATTCTAAATTGATCTGAAAAGCCAAGCGCTCAACAAAACGCGGTAATAAATGCTGATCTTCATCAGCAAGACTTTCATCAAAAGCAACCATGCCAAATTGAGATTTCAAATCATATGCTTGGGTTAATAAAGCCGCTGCGTGGGATTGCATACGTTCAGCCATTGGGAGTAAAAGTAGCCCCGTTTGTACCTGATCTAATATTCCCAGGGAATACACTTTTTTTTGTAGTGCCAAGGTTTTTAATAAATCTAGCTCGCCAATCAAAGCCCCTTCATCTGCGTTACTTGGAACTTTGATTAAAGCTACTTGGCCTTGAATCAGTTGTTGCAAGCCTTTTAGCCAAATATCTCTAACCGGGCCGGCTTGGGATTTAACCCAAACACCTCCCAACCCGGAGGGATCAACAGCAATCATCCTAGCAATCAAACACGCATCTAACCAACGTGTTTGGTCTAGTTGCGATTGCTCCATGATTAAATCCATTTATTTTACGAATATCTCTTCTAAAGCTCGTTCAATGCGAACCGTGGATCCCGTATCGTCCAGAGGATCTCTTCGCAAGCGATGTCTTAATGCATAGGGAGAAATTCTTTTCAGATGATCCAGCGTCGCTACTTTCTTATTTTCAAATGCACACAACGCTCGAATCGCTCGCATCATCGTCAACTCACCGCGTAATCCATCCGCCCCAAGATGAGCACATAATTCCGATATTTGAATCAATAATTCATCACTAACCGAGACTTTTAACAAACGTGTTCGGGAAGAAATAATTTGATTTTGTAATTCTTTTTGGGCTACCGACCACTGCTCAATAAATGCTTCTGGTTGACGCTCAAACATTTCACGACGTTTAATAATTTCAATCCGAGTCATGACTTCTCTGGGCGTTTTAACCTCTACCGACAGACCAAATCGGTCTAATAACTGTGGACGTAATTCACCTTCCTCTGGATTGCCACTGCCAATCAAAACAAATTTTGCAGGATGCCTAATACTTAAGCCATCACGCTCTACAACGTTCTCACCAGAAGCCGCAACGTCGATCAATAGATCGACCAGATGGTCTTCCAGTAAATTGACCTCATCAATATATAAGTAACCACGATTAGCCTTTGCTAAAAGACCAGGTTCAAATGACTTCACACCTTGAGATAAGGCTTTTTCAATATCTAGTGAGCCAACAATGCGATCCTCTGTAGCCCCTAATGGCAAATCGACTACAGGCGCACTCATCGTTTGTGCTTTTAGCTTTTTTCCACCTTGGGTTAAAGCGAGACAATTACTGCAGAGATTACTACTCGAGGGATCGCAGTGATACAGGCATGCTTCTACGGCCTTCATCGGTGGCAACAGGGCCGCTAAGGCCCTCACCATGGTCGACTTTCCTGTACCACGATCACCAAAAACGAGGACGCCTCCAATACTGGGATCAATGGTGGATAAAATCATTGCTAATTTCATCTCTTCCTGACCAACAATTGCTGTAAAAGGGAAATTAAAAGCCATTTTTTCTTTTCTTTATTGTGATGTAAACATTGTTATATTAAACATTAATAAATAGACTTGTTGAAGTTAAATCTCATTTAACCAATACTAACCAATGATTTAGATGATGATTAACATGGGATAGCATGAGATATTAGATTACAAACTGTAAAATTTAAATGTCAGTAATTTCCCTAGTTTTACACTTTAAGCGTAAATTTTTATTGACATTTTATTTCGTTTTTAATAAATTGCTAGGAAAGCTAGCCCAAATAAGGGTGTGAAAATATCATCTTGGGTGATATAAAAGATTAAATCATTCGGAGATGCTGTGATTCAAGTTCTGTCTAAAGCCAAATCTCTTATTGGTGTAAAAGATCCGCAAGACCATGCAAGGTTTGCTCATCTCTCCTATCGCAGTGCCGCACTGCAAGAGTTTAATGACCATGACTTGCATGAACTCGAAATCGCCGCCGCCAGCACAAATAAGAAACTTGGTATTACTGGGGTTTTTATATACAGTAATGGTGATTTTTTCCAATCAATAGAAGGTCCTCCAGACTCACTAGAAAAAGTTTGGTCGAAAATTCTAGCGGATAACAGGCACTCCATTACCGAGGTTCAACCTCTCAGTTTTTCATCAATCAGAATGTACTCTGGTTGGAATATGAGGCTTTTTAAGGATAAATACGGTCCATCTAAAGGCAAAAAAATTGTCACCAATAACAATCAAATTTCTGATGTGTTATTGAATATCGTCAACAATGACATCTGGCCTGAGATATCAAAAAAGTTTGAATTTCATCTCTCCAGCACCAACAGTGATGCTTATGAAATAGATAAATTAGCTCACCTTTTAGTGAAAGATCCATCTGATCTTCCAGAGCAACTTTTAAACTCGTATTATAAAAACTGTCACTATGCGTTAGATAAATACTATTCTTTTGTCATTGGTCCCTTAGCAAGTCATTTAGGTGATTTAAGTGCTGAAGATGTATTTAATGAATTTGAAGTAACTATTGCCCTTCATCGCGTACTGTGTTTTTTTCGAAAATTGCGGAACCGCAACTCACAAACTTTTGATGGTATCTCCCCGATAGTGAA contains:
- a CDS encoding magnesium chelatase subunit D; translated protein: MEQSQLDQTRWLDACLIARMIAVDPSGLGGVWVKSQAGPVRDIWLKGLQQLIQGQVALIKVPSNADEGALIGELDLLKTLALQKKVYSLGILDQVQTGLLLLPMAERMQSHAAALLTQAYDLKSQFGMVAFDESLADEDQHLLPRFVERLAFQINLESLSYRDCHFACEQLDFLEIRKQLHHIEFPMEALEAVMTAAQSLGVDSLRVGLFVARASRVLAALRGSDQLEQRDIQTATRLIFAHRITRLPQSKDSSLEEDSSEENQMPPQNENQPPPPSEDTSSNSDEMQTQDAPQNAPAPLRQEDLEEMIIEASKANLSQNLLDSFDQHKKIIKTNNNSQGKVGQLQKGLLSGQALPSRKGRPSYKHKIDILKTIQAASPWQKIRRLESPNEFTSSQRIIVKADDIHLKQFVQRTTTITVFVVDASGSSAMERLSEAKGAVELLLAQCYIRRDQVALMTFRGKRVELILPPTRSLVRAKRLLAGMPGGGGTPLASAIRDSAQFGKKLKSKGQTPLIILLTDGRANVSIDGIGGREDAFKDALSCANQARLEQLQILFIDTSLKPQETNQQIAHHLGAHYLPLPQGKSASVVQAAKMLMD
- the bchI gene encoding magnesium chelatase ATPase subunit I — translated: MAFNFPFTAIVGQEEMKLAMILSTIDPSIGGVLVFGDRGTGKSTMVRALAALLPPMKAVEACLYHCDPSSSNLCSNCLALTQGGKKLKAQTMSAPVVDLPLGATEDRIVGSLDIEKALSQGVKSFEPGLLAKANRGYLYIDEVNLLEDHLVDLLIDVAASGENVVERDGLSIRHPAKFVLIGSGNPEEGELRPQLLDRFGLSVEVKTPREVMTRIEIIKRREMFERQPEAFIEQWSVAQKELQNQIISSRTRLLKVSVSDELLIQISELCAHLGADGLRGELTMMRAIRALCAFENKKVATLDHLKRISPYALRHRLRRDPLDDTGSTVRIERALEEIFVK
- a CDS encoding BLUF domain-containing protein translates to MIQVLSKAKSLIGVKDPQDHARFAHLSYRSAALQEFNDHDLHELEIAAASTNKKLGITGVFIYSNGDFFQSIEGPPDSLEKVWSKILADNRHSITEVQPLSFSSIRMYSGWNMRLFKDKYGPSKGKKIVTNNNQISDVLLNIVNNDIWPEISKKFEFHLSSTNSDAYEIDKLAHLLVKDPSDLPEQLLNSYYKNCHYALDKYYSFVIGPLASHLGDLSAEDVFNEFEVTIALHRVLCFFRKLRNRNSQTFDGISPIVNIINMPGENQIISSVIDYEILWQAGMNVSLHFPRTDEELIHLIRNNNIDILDLSQSPTQFKNDQLPRLKILIENIHTNSLNSKIKVIIKGRGFSKLSKNFEHVGADLICNISSELKQDILDMTFAPAPKILKPIQIYESLKKTIWH